A window of the Rhizobium sp. CB3090 genome harbors these coding sequences:
- the hypC gene encoding HypC/HybG/HupF family hydrogenase formation chaperone: MCIGIPMQVTGGEFTAQCQRNGSVFAISMVLVGPQPVGTYVLTHLGSAIRVLDADEAHKIDDALAGLAEAVEGRSFETLFADLISRELELPSHLREN; this comes from the coding sequence GTGTGCATAGGAATTCCGATGCAGGTGACGGGCGGCGAATTTACAGCGCAGTGCCAGCGCAACGGATCCGTTTTTGCGATTTCGATGGTGCTGGTCGGCCCGCAACCGGTTGGGACCTACGTTCTTACCCATCTAGGATCTGCGATCCGGGTGCTCGATGCCGACGAAGCACACAAGATAGACGATGCGTTGGCCGGTCTTGCTGAAGCCGTCGAAGGACGGTCATTCGAAACGCTGTTTGCCGATCTTATCTCCCGCGAGCTGGAATTACCGTCTCATTTGCGCGAAAACTGA
- the hypF gene encoding carbamoyltransferase HypF: protein MVRALASMAEDRVRRLRVRVRGAVQGVGFRPFVYRLARTMQLTGFVLNDSAGVLIEVEGAAVDCFAERVWKEAPPLARVDCVDKLELETAGDEVFEIFQSVGGRGATRIGADAATCVECQHELNDPDNRFFGYPFVNCTHCGPRFTITRALPYDRAQTSMAAFPICSACGADYGNPESRRFHTEPLACPVCGPQLSHPIAEISARLMNGQIIAIKGIGGFQLFCDARNDAAIDRLRRGKMRDEKPFAIMVPDIETARLLARPSRAQEDLLASTAAPIVLIEARDHLSKLIAPGLSRVGLLLAYAPVHHLLFAAFAAEAAGAPAALIATSANPGGEPLLSDNDDAMHRLAGIADLIVTHDRDIAIRADDSVMQVIDGAPSFLRRARGFVPEPVDLGEDGPCVIATGADLKNTICVTRGREAFLSQHIGGLDSVKAIRFQREALEHLCSILDVRPEFAACDLHPDFRSARIAENLDLPVLPVQHHLAHIAAVEAEHHAGGPVLGLALDGHGYGVDGSSWGGEMLVVDGPRWQRLSSLLPLPAPGADQVAREPWRMGIAALQAAGRRDLAATLWPGHPGVAHLDTMFARGLQPTETSSLGRLFDAVAAIAGVRLVQSYEGQAAMELEALADDPQCLAGGYRLADGMLDFRPLIVHLAERRLDRRQAADLFHGTLISGLADWAALGASKAGTRTIMLGGGCITNRVLAEGLSRALRDHGLEPYLPRRVPPNDGGIALGQAAHARHVIKHDCARISEHRTCA, encoded by the coding sequence ATGGTGCGCGCCTTGGCATCCATGGCGGAAGATCGTGTCCGGCGGCTGCGAGTGCGTGTGCGCGGTGCCGTGCAAGGGGTGGGTTTCCGGCCGTTCGTCTATAGGCTTGCGAGGACAATGCAGCTTACCGGCTTCGTGCTCAACGACAGTGCCGGCGTGCTGATCGAGGTCGAGGGCGCCGCTGTCGACTGCTTCGCGGAACGCGTCTGGAAAGAGGCGCCGCCGCTTGCCCGTGTCGATTGCGTCGACAAGCTGGAACTGGAGACGGCGGGCGACGAAGTGTTCGAAATCTTCCAAAGCGTCGGCGGCCGTGGCGCCACGCGCATTGGCGCCGACGCCGCGACCTGCGTCGAATGCCAGCACGAACTGAATGATCCGGACAACCGCTTTTTCGGTTATCCTTTCGTCAACTGCACTCATTGTGGCCCGCGCTTCACCATCACCCGTGCCCTCCCCTATGATCGCGCCCAAACATCGATGGCTGCGTTCCCGATCTGCAGCGCCTGCGGCGCAGATTATGGCAACCCGGAGAGCCGGCGCTTCCATACCGAGCCCCTCGCCTGCCCGGTTTGCGGGCCACAACTTAGCCATCCGATCGCTGAGATATCCGCGCGGCTCATGAATGGCCAGATCATTGCGATCAAGGGCATCGGCGGCTTCCAGCTCTTCTGCGACGCACGCAATGATGCGGCGATTGATCGTCTTAGACGAGGTAAGATGCGCGACGAGAAGCCGTTCGCGATCATGGTTCCGGACATTGAGACAGCCCGGCTACTCGCCAGGCCATCGCGGGCACAGGAGGATTTGCTCGCCTCGACCGCCGCCCCGATCGTCCTAATCGAGGCGCGTGATCACCTTTCCAAGCTCATTGCTCCGGGCCTTAGTCGGGTCGGTCTGCTGCTCGCCTATGCGCCGGTGCACCACCTGTTGTTTGCTGCGTTTGCCGCAGAGGCGGCAGGTGCTCCCGCCGCTTTGATCGCGACCAGCGCCAACCCGGGGGGCGAACCGCTCCTATCAGACAACGACGATGCCATGCATCGGCTTGCCGGGATTGCCGACCTGATCGTCACACATGACCGCGACATCGCCATTCGTGCTGACGATTCCGTCATGCAGGTAATTGACGGCGCGCCGAGCTTTCTGAGGCGCGCCCGGGGTTTTGTGCCCGAGCCAGTCGATCTCGGTGAGGACGGCCCATGCGTGATTGCCACCGGCGCGGACCTCAAAAACACGATCTGCGTAACAAGGGGTCGGGAGGCATTCCTGTCGCAGCACATCGGCGGTCTCGACAGTGTCAAAGCGATCCGCTTCCAGCGCGAAGCCCTCGAGCATCTCTGCTCTATCCTTGATGTCAGGCCGGAATTTGCCGCCTGCGATCTGCATCCGGATTTCCGTTCAGCGCGTATAGCGGAAAATTTGGATCTGCCGGTTCTGCCTGTGCAACATCACCTCGCTCACATCGCGGCCGTTGAGGCGGAACATCATGCCGGCGGGCCGGTCCTCGGGCTTGCACTCGACGGCCATGGCTATGGCGTTGATGGCAGCAGTTGGGGAGGCGAAATGCTTGTCGTCGACGGCCCTCGCTGGCAGCGGCTCTCTTCGCTTCTTCCTTTGCCGGCGCCAGGCGCCGACCAGGTTGCGCGGGAGCCCTGGCGCATGGGAATTGCCGCGCTCCAGGCCGCCGGCCGCCGCGACCTTGCGGCCACGCTTTGGCCTGGGCATCCCGGCGTCGCGCACCTTGACACGATGTTTGCCCGCGGCTTGCAACCAACCGAGACGTCCAGCTTGGGGCGGCTTTTCGATGCGGTGGCCGCGATCGCGGGCGTCCGCCTCGTCCAGAGCTACGAGGGGCAGGCAGCAATGGAGCTCGAAGCACTTGCCGATGATCCGCAATGTCTTGCAGGAGGCTACAGGCTTGCCGATGGCATGCTCGATTTCCGACCCCTCATCGTCCATCTGGCCGAGCGGCGGCTTGACCGCCGCCAGGCCGCAGACCTATTCCACGGCACGCTGATCAGCGGCCTCGCCGACTGGGCCGCCCTTGGTGCATCAAAGGCTGGCACGCGAACGATCATGCTCGGCGGCGGCTGCATCACGAACCGCGTTCTGGCCGAGGGTCTTTCCCGCGCCCTGCGCGACCACGGCCTTGAGCCCTATCTGCCGCGCCGGGTTCCGCCCAATGACGGGGGCATAGCGCTCGGTCAGGCCGCCCATGCGCGGCACGTGATCAAACACGACTGCGCGCGGATCTCGGAGCACCGGACATGTGCCTAG
- the hypA gene encoding hydrogenase maturation nickel metallochaperone HypA: MHEMSLMESVITIVCEMAQLNGASAVKSIRLDIGVLSDINPDSLLFCYEAVRRGTIAEHAALEINRIAGKGWCLDCGKTVPLDKRFGACPDCGRYRVQTTAGDELRIKDMEVI; the protein is encoded by the coding sequence ATGCATGAAATGTCATTGATGGAGAGCGTGATCACCATCGTCTGCGAGATGGCGCAGCTGAATGGCGCAAGCGCAGTCAAATCGATCCGCCTCGATATCGGTGTTTTGAGCGACATCAATCCGGATTCACTCCTGTTCTGCTACGAAGCTGTGCGGCGTGGCACGATTGCCGAACATGCCGCACTCGAAATCAACCGCATCGCCGGCAAGGGCTGGTGCCTCGATTGCGGGAAGACGGTGCCCCTCGATAAGCGGTTCGGCGCCTGCCCGGACTGCGGACGGTATAGGGTGCAGACGACGGCGGGCGATGAATTGAGGATCAAGGACATGGAGGTGATCTGA
- a CDS encoding HyaD/HybD family hydrogenase maturation endopeptidase, whose product MDETNSRKPNVLVLGIGNILWADEGFGVRAVEAFHQAYAVPTNVTVLDGGTQGLYLVQYVTEADHLIVFDAVDYGLAPGTLKIVDNDEVPKFTGAKKMSLHQTSFQEVLSAADLLDRYPTRLALIGCQPVDLENWGGPVTEPVKAVIPAAVMVAAGILERWGVAISSRRAAAPALLANDIDFAHYERRANPGELTG is encoded by the coding sequence ATGGACGAAACGAACTCTCGCAAACCGAACGTCCTGGTGCTCGGTATTGGCAATATCCTCTGGGCGGACGAGGGTTTTGGCGTCCGCGCTGTCGAAGCCTTCCACCAGGCCTATGCGGTGCCGACCAATGTCACCGTGCTCGACGGCGGCACCCAGGGCCTCTATCTCGTGCAATATGTGACCGAAGCCGATCATCTGATTGTCTTCGACGCTGTCGACTACGGGCTCGCGCCGGGCACGCTGAAGATCGTCGACAATGACGAAGTGCCGAAATTTACCGGCGCCAAAAAGATGAGCCTGCACCAGACAAGCTTCCAGGAAGTTCTAAGCGCTGCCGACCTTCTCGATCGCTATCCCACAAGACTCGCGTTGATCGGCTGCCAACCGGTGGACCTCGAGAACTGGGGCGGACCGGTGACTGAGCCAGTCAAAGCGGTAATACCGGCGGCCGTAATGGTAGCCGCCGGCATCCTGGAGCGATGGGGCGTCGCCATTAGTTCGCGCCGCGCCGCCGCGCCCGCTCTTCTCGCCAACGACATCGATTTTGCACATTATGAGCGGCGCGCCAATCCGGGCGAATTGACCGGTTGA
- the hypD gene encoding hydrogenase formation protein HypD, translating into MKYIDEYRDAKLVKDIARQIEAAVDPARSYHFMEFCGGHTYAISRYGLEDLLPSNVQMIHGPGCPICVLPIGRIDAAIELAIRPEITLCTYGDLMRVPCSNGLSLLKARSAGADIRMVYSTLDSLSIAEAEPNRQVVFFAIGFETTTPPTALALRFAIAKDLANFSIFSNHVLTPAAIKTILENSDVHPLGPIKIDGLLGPAHVSTVIGTQPFEVLAEEFNKPIVVAGFEPLDVIYSILMLVRQVNDGVHKVENQYIRAVTTLGNEKAKCEIANVFELRESFEWRGLGAIPHSALGLRSKYAKYDAEKRFEMVTPAAQDNPACECGAILRGIKKPSDCKLFGKVCTPDSPMGSCMVSSEGACAAHWIYGRFRRQGKADESWRTVA; encoded by the coding sequence GTGAAATATATCGACGAATACCGCGATGCCAAGCTCGTCAAGGATATTGCTCGCCAGATCGAAGCGGCGGTAGATCCGGCACGCAGCTATCATTTCATGGAATTCTGCGGCGGCCACACCTATGCAATTTCGCGCTATGGCCTTGAAGACCTGCTGCCATCCAATGTGCAGATGATTCACGGACCGGGCTGTCCAATCTGTGTGCTCCCGATCGGCCGCATCGACGCAGCGATCGAGCTTGCCATACGCCCAGAAATCACGCTTTGCACCTATGGCGACTTGATGCGTGTGCCATGCTCAAACGGCTTAAGTCTGCTCAAGGCGAGGTCGGCCGGCGCCGATATTCGAATGGTCTATTCGACACTCGATTCGCTAAGCATCGCCGAAGCCGAACCGAACAGGCAAGTCGTCTTCTTCGCCATCGGTTTCGAGACCACGACGCCGCCGACGGCGCTGGCGCTGCGGTTCGCGATCGCGAAGGACCTCGCAAACTTTTCGATCTTCTCAAACCACGTGCTAACACCGGCTGCGATCAAGACTATTCTCGAAAACTCCGACGTTCACCCGCTCGGCCCTATCAAGATCGACGGATTGCTTGGCCCTGCACATGTGAGCACGGTAATTGGTACGCAGCCATTTGAAGTCCTTGCCGAAGAATTTAACAAGCCGATCGTGGTGGCAGGCTTCGAGCCGCTTGACGTCATCTATTCAATCCTGATGCTGGTCCGCCAGGTCAATGACGGCGTCCATAAGGTCGAGAACCAGTATATCCGCGCCGTGACTACCCTTGGCAACGAAAAGGCGAAGTGCGAGATCGCAAACGTCTTCGAATTGCGGGAAAGTTTCGAATGGCGCGGTCTGGGCGCGATACCCCATAGTGCGCTTGGCCTCAGGTCCAAATATGCCAAATACGATGCCGAGAAACGTTTCGAGATGGTGACGCCGGCAGCGCAAGACAATCCGGCCTGCGAATGCGGAGCCATCCTGCGCGGTATAAAGAAGCCCTCCGACTGCAAGCTGTTTGGTAAGGTCTGCACGCCCGATTCGCCGATGGGTTCCTGCATGGTGTCGTCGGAAGGCGCCTGCGCCGCGCATTGGATCTACGGCCGTTTCCGCAGACAGGGAAAGGCGGACGAAAGCTGGAGGACGGTCGCATGA
- a CDS encoding HypC/HybG/HupF family hydrogenase formation chaperone, which produces MCLALPVQVMELLPDNMAKVGLDGIFKVISIALVEDVTPGDYLVLHVGYALAKIDTEEAQRTLALIREATLGGAA; this is translated from the coding sequence ATGTGCCTAGCCCTACCGGTCCAGGTGATGGAACTGCTGCCAGACAACATGGCCAAAGTAGGGCTCGACGGCATCTTTAAGGTCATATCGATTGCGCTCGTCGAGGATGTCACGCCCGGTGACTATCTCGTCCTCCACGTCGGCTACGCGCTTGCGAAGATCGACACGGAAGAAGCGCAGAGGACCCTTGCCTTGATCCGCGAAGCTACTCTCGGAGGTGCGGCGTGA
- the hypB gene encoding hydrogenase nickel incorporation protein HypB: MCTVCGCEMATLEDGKRKPRAQGERHDHHRGHPHDHGHHHDRHYAQDGGLQHGQRIAGVHVPGVNPERIVQIEKDILSKNNAYAVENRARFGRNSIFVLNFVSSPGSGKTSFLVRAISDLKDRMSISVIEGDQQTSNDAARIRKTGVPAIQINTGKGCHLNAHMVGHAVEDLAPEPGSVLFIENVGNLVCPSAFDLGEAHKVVVLSVTEGEDKPLKYPDMFAAADLMILNKSDLLPHLDFDVGLCIANALRVNPRLRTLTVSARSGEGMEAFYFWLEGAVARVAKASQEV; encoded by the coding sequence ATGTGCACGGTATGCGGCTGCGAAATGGCAACGTTGGAAGATGGCAAGCGCAAGCCCCGCGCGCAGGGCGAGCGCCATGATCATCATCGTGGCCACCCTCACGATCATGGACATCATCATGATCGTCACTACGCGCAAGACGGTGGGCTCCAACACGGTCAGCGCATTGCCGGCGTGCATGTCCCGGGCGTGAACCCCGAGCGCATCGTCCAGATCGAAAAGGACATCCTCTCAAAAAACAATGCCTATGCTGTCGAAAACCGGGCTCGGTTCGGCCGCAACAGCATCTTTGTACTGAATTTCGTTTCGAGCCCCGGATCGGGAAAGACCAGCTTTCTGGTGCGCGCCATTTCCGACCTCAAGGACCGGATGTCGATCAGCGTGATTGAAGGCGACCAGCAGACCTCCAACGATGCCGCACGTATCCGCAAGACCGGCGTTCCTGCAATCCAGATCAACACCGGCAAGGGCTGTCACCTTAACGCCCACATGGTCGGCCACGCGGTGGAGGACCTGGCGCCCGAGCCCGGTTCGGTCTTGTTCATCGAAAATGTCGGCAATCTTGTCTGTCCCTCCGCTTTCGATCTTGGCGAGGCTCATAAGGTCGTGGTGCTTTCGGTTACTGAAGGCGAGGACAAGCCGCTCAAATATCCCGACATGTTCGCGGCCGCCGATCTGATGATTCTCAACAAGTCCGACCTGCTGCCGCATCTCGACTTCGATGTCGGGCTCTGCATCGCTAATGCGCTCCGCGTCAATCCGCGCCTTCGCACTCTCACGGTTTCTGCGCGCAGCGGCGAAGGCATGGAAGCGTTCTATTTCTGGCTGGAGGGTGCGGTGGCCCGGGTCGCAAAAGCTTCGCAGGAAGTCTGA
- the hybE gene encoding [NiFe]-hydrogenase assembly chaperone HybE produces the protein MTSLAMNAGLQERATVVPALGAAETSLLAFVGRTTGIVATPWFMILPAAGTARNQQAGMIEFIAGKPETTGGVDGCLLFSMVFEFGTMRTALKAKRAFSNIVALAPPPTPTASPMRRDLLWRNIRAPRELAA, from the coding sequence ATGACAAGCTTGGCGATGAACGCCGGCCTTCAGGAAAGGGCGACAGTCGTTCCCGCGCTCGGCGCTGCGGAGACGAGCTTGCTGGCGTTCGTCGGGCGAACGACCGGCATCGTCGCGACGCCATGGTTCATGATCTTGCCTGCTGCAGGCACGGCTCGCAATCAGCAGGCAGGCATGATCGAATTCATCGCCGGCAAACCCGAGACGACTGGCGGTGTTGATGGCTGCTTGCTGTTTTCCATGGTCTTTGAGTTCGGAACGATGAGGACGGCTTTGAAGGCTAAGCGCGCATTTTCCAACATTGTTGCGCTCGCGCCGCCGCCCACTCCAACCGCCAGCCCCATGCGCCGTGATCTGCTTTGGAGGAATATCCGAGCGCCGCGGGAGCTTGCTGCATGA
- the hypE gene encoding hydrogenase expression/formation protein HypE, which yields MTVKAKRSRLDLRNGRIDLSHGAGGCATGQLVEDIFHKAFDNDWLRAGNDQSAFAVPAARMVMTTDSYVVSPLFFPGGNIGSLAVYGTINDIAMAGARPLYLSAGFIIEEGFPLADLNRIAEAMGSASREAGVPIITGDTKVVERGKADGVFISTSGIGIIRAGLDLRSDAARPGDAVIISGSIGDHGVAVMSKRESLDFDTDIISDCAALHGLVAAMVEVAGSSIRLMRDPTRGGLAAILNEIANASNVGFRIEEEAIPIKPEVVAACELLGLDPLNVANEGKLVVVVAPEFADALLAVMRAHPLGAEAALIGHAEADDRCFVQMATSLGGSRIVDWLWGEQLPRIC from the coding sequence ATGACCGTGAAAGCCAAAAGGTCCAGGCTCGACCTCCGGAACGGACGCATCGATCTCTCGCATGGGGCGGGCGGCTGCGCCACGGGCCAGTTGGTCGAGGACATTTTCCACAAGGCCTTCGACAATGACTGGCTCAGAGCTGGCAACGATCAGTCGGCATTTGCCGTTCCGGCAGCGCGCATGGTGATGACCACCGACAGCTATGTTGTCTCGCCGCTGTTCTTTCCCGGCGGCAATATTGGCTCGCTTGCGGTGTATGGGACGATTAACGACATTGCCATGGCCGGCGCGCGCCCGCTCTATCTTTCGGCAGGTTTCATCATTGAAGAGGGATTTCCGCTCGCAGACCTTAATCGAATTGCAGAAGCCATGGGATCAGCCTCCCGCGAGGCGGGTGTGCCGATCATCACTGGTGATACGAAAGTGGTTGAGCGCGGCAAGGCCGACGGCGTGTTCATATCCACCTCCGGCATCGGCATAATTCGAGCCGGTCTCGACCTGCGCTCCGATGCCGCGCGGCCAGGCGATGCGGTGATCATCTCGGGTTCGATAGGCGATCACGGCGTCGCTGTGATGTCGAAGCGCGAGAGCCTGGATTTCGATACGGACATCATATCGGATTGCGCGGCGCTACACGGGTTGGTAGCGGCAATGGTCGAGGTCGCCGGATCGTCAATTAGGCTTATGCGAGATCCAACACGCGGTGGACTTGCGGCGATACTCAACGAAATCGCCAATGCCTCAAATGTCGGCTTCCGCATCGAAGAGGAGGCCATTCCGATCAAGCCGGAAGTAGTCGCGGCCTGCGAATTGCTCGGCCTCGACCCGCTCAACGTCGCCAATGAGGGCAAGCTCGTCGTCGTGGTGGCGCCAGAGTTTGCGGATGCGCTGCTCGCCGTCATGCGCGCGCATCCGTTGGGTGCTGAGGCCGCATTGATCGGCCATGCCGAGGCTGACGACCGTTGCTTCGTCCAGATGGCGACGTCGTTGGGCGGCAGTCGCATTGTCGATTGGCTATGGGGCGAACAGTTGCCGCGAATCTGCTGA
- a CDS encoding hydrogenase expression/formation protein translates to MLISDIVATLAVQKGGQPGRLFDIFEFDDDDKKLITQTLGNGEVCGVAALPSGVLAQFQEAIMAGVWHIRFTDPAGDLIAEYIEVAPIPMAVRRACTALPALISHGSAPPGAMNVMPLMTEIGDRMVQYRDGDPAHVIILSLFPMSIEDVNFLQVTLGAGPVQLTSRGYRPCRVAAAGARNVWSVQFYDNMGKIVVDMLQIVDIPAVAIATEEDFRDSAAHLRDVEEAYFK, encoded by the coding sequence ATGCTCATATCCGACATTGTTGCAACGCTTGCGGTGCAAAAGGGCGGCCAGCCGGGGCGGCTATTCGACATTTTCGAATTCGATGACGATGATAAGAAATTGATCACGCAGACGCTCGGCAACGGCGAGGTGTGCGGGGTGGCGGCGCTGCCCTCCGGAGTCCTGGCGCAGTTCCAGGAAGCGATTATGGCCGGCGTCTGGCATATCCGCTTTACCGACCCCGCCGGCGACCTCATTGCCGAATATATCGAGGTCGCCCCCATTCCCATGGCGGTGCGGCGGGCCTGCACGGCGCTACCGGCTTTGATCTCACATGGATCTGCGCCGCCCGGCGCTATGAACGTTATGCCCCTCATGACGGAGATCGGTGATCGCATGGTCCAGTATCGGGATGGCGATCCGGCGCATGTTATCATTTTGTCGTTGTTTCCGATGAGCATCGAGGATGTGAATTTCCTGCAGGTCACGCTCGGAGCAGGTCCCGTACAATTGACATCGCGCGGCTACCGCCCCTGTCGCGTGGCGGCAGCAGGCGCCCGAAACGTCTGGTCCGTACAGTTTTACGACAACATGGGTAAGATCGTTGTCGACATGCTGCAAATCGTCGACATCCCCGCCGTCGCCATCGCCACCGAAGAGGATTTCCGCGACTCCGCGGCACACCTGCGTGATGTCGAGGAGGCCTATTTCAAATGA
- the cybH gene encoding Ni/Fe-hydrogenase, b-type cytochrome subunit, with the protein MRRTIMSISATSKADCEHENVYAYEAPVRLWHWINALCILALALTGYFIGSPLPTVPGEASANFLMGYIRFAHFAAGQILAVALILRIYWVFVGNVHAREIFYVPFWSARFWREWLHEVRFYIFLPQNPLKYAGHNPLSQLVMFAMFTLPLTFMVISGFALYGEGVGGDSWEYRLFGWVFWLSPNSQSVHSFHHLGMWVILIFVMIHIYVAVREDIVSRDSIVSSMISGERLSRHNED; encoded by the coding sequence ATGAGAAGGACGATCATGAGCATCTCTGCCACCTCAAAGGCCGATTGCGAGCACGAAAACGTGTATGCCTACGAGGCGCCCGTTCGCCTCTGGCACTGGATAAACGCTCTCTGCATCCTGGCGCTGGCACTGACAGGCTATTTTATCGGTAGCCCATTGCCGACGGTACCCGGCGAGGCGAGCGCCAATTTCCTGATGGGCTATATCCGTTTTGCCCATTTCGCCGCCGGACAGATCCTGGCCGTGGCCCTGATCCTCAGAATCTACTGGGTCTTCGTGGGCAATGTGCATGCACGCGAAATCTTCTACGTTCCCTTTTGGAGCGCACGGTTCTGGAGGGAATGGCTGCACGAGGTGCGCTTTTACATATTCCTCCCTCAAAACCCGCTGAAATATGCCGGCCACAATCCGCTGTCGCAGTTGGTCATGTTCGCGATGTTCACGCTGCCGCTGACATTCATGGTGATCAGCGGATTTGCGCTCTATGGCGAAGGCGTCGGCGGCGACAGTTGGGAATATAGGCTGTTCGGTTGGGTATTCTGGCTCTCGCCGAACAGCCAGTCAGTCCATAGCTTTCATCATCTGGGAATGTGGGTGATCCTGATCTTCGTGATGATCCATATCTATGTCGCGGTGCGCGAGGACATCGTCAGCCGCGACAGCATCGTTTCGTCGATGATTTCGGGCGAGCGGCTGTCCAGGCACAACGAGGACTAG
- a CDS encoding nickel-dependent hydrogenase large subunit, which translates to MTYLLGPGSIRIDVTVSQALARFVEVRVNRPQELARMFIGRRPEEAPVLAGRVFSLCGCSQSVAARLAILNAAGLPMPIEEQFAAMAGLLAERIFETLRALILHWPSSMSAGLVAQAGQYLRGALTASQAIIRESRQKKANRSALAANARRLADAADGLGIAKDDGLPPDDTACAAIFRDIKDDRTFPGRRPDPLTAADDAEVITHLCNDAHYCALPHLAGRVVETGAYARLCGTSRSDDPHLSQRFMARIRDVGLCLKQLAHLAKGQNDPSELMAGGPVPGAGGFGVVECGRGRLYHQAEIDANGKLCAYRILAPTEWNFHPAGPFVETLLSSRICAHESAARSVSRLVALFDPCVEFKLNIRDVAHA; encoded by the coding sequence ATGACCTATCTCCTTGGCCCCGGCTCGATCCGGATCGACGTCACAGTGTCGCAAGCGCTTGCCCGTTTCGTGGAAGTGAGGGTCAACCGCCCGCAAGAATTGGCACGCATGTTCATCGGCCGCCGACCCGAAGAGGCGCCCGTACTTGCAGGACGGGTTTTTTCACTCTGTGGCTGTTCGCAATCGGTGGCCGCGCGCCTTGCCATACTGAATGCGGCCGGCCTGCCGATGCCCATCGAGGAGCAGTTCGCGGCGATGGCCGGATTGCTGGCCGAACGGATATTCGAAACATTGAGGGCACTGATTTTGCACTGGCCGTCATCAATGTCGGCAGGTCTGGTGGCTCAGGCGGGCCAATATCTGCGCGGCGCCCTGACCGCGTCGCAGGCAATCATCCGCGAATCGAGACAGAAAAAAGCAAACCGTAGCGCCCTGGCTGCCAACGCGCGGCGGCTTGCCGATGCAGCAGACGGGCTCGGCATCGCCAAAGACGACGGCCTTCCGCCGGATGACACGGCTTGCGCGGCGATTTTTCGAGATATCAAGGATGACCGAACTTTTCCAGGCCGGCGTCCTGATCCGCTGACCGCCGCCGATGATGCAGAAGTTATTACCCATCTTTGCAACGATGCGCACTATTGCGCCTTGCCGCATCTTGCCGGTCGGGTCGTCGAAACCGGTGCTTATGCCCGGCTTTGCGGCACCAGCAGGTCAGACGATCCGCATCTTTCCCAACGCTTCATGGCGCGCATACGCGACGTTGGCCTTTGCTTGAAGCAACTCGCGCATCTTGCCAAGGGCCAGAATGATCCTTCCGAACTGATGGCCGGTGGTCCGGTGCCCGGCGCCGGCGGCTTTGGCGTGGTGGAATGTGGGCGTGGCAGACTTTATCATCAGGCCGAGATCGACGCGAACGGGAAACTTTGCGCCTACCGCATACTTGCCCCGACCGAGTGGAATTTTCATCCGGCCGGTCCATTTGTCGAAACCCTTCTGTCATCACGGATCTGTGCGCATGAATCGGCGGCCCGGTCGGTTTCTCGCCTCGTGGCGCTGTTCGATCCCTGTGTCGAGTTCAAGCTTAACATTCGCGACGTCGCCCATGCATGA